Proteins encoded in a region of the Natronorubrum halophilum genome:
- a CDS encoding Hvo_1808 family surface protein — MQRGRLALFAVVTLVVLSGCTLPNSPDRFDTDRELGYVGNYAHDDGFEFDDDGALTEDQLEAVKYRSMARIEVLRGVKFERDVALEVITRREYRSQRGEPGSASAATNELWRGAFIVDGETDVNRAMNDLYGGAVQGYYTNGRIVIVTDETEEIRIDRETLVHELVHALQVQQFGLSSAGTTIDAQRAELGLIEGEANFIPHLYDRRCGAEWQCLAEYEQPPATSDLREQPFNVGLFLSIYTPYSEGPSFVDRLRERGGWAAVDSAYGDRPASTSQLIHPERYPDDQPVTVSIRDRSSDDWEPYAPDGEARETVGEATLFASLWANGVVERPLTDGGTELSPYNYSHPATDGWAGDTFQVYQDDDDRTGHVWKLAWESDDDAEAFADTYRTLLENRGADAVDDGDGTYRIPDEDPFAGAYRVTVSGDTVTIVGAPTVDELEEIRGTGAEQSESLESPVAPAMRAATSHAGTAPA; from the coding sequence ATGCAACGGGGCCGACTCGCGCTGTTCGCGGTCGTCACGCTGGTCGTGCTCTCCGGCTGTACCCTCCCCAACTCTCCCGACCGGTTCGATACCGACCGCGAACTCGGCTACGTCGGGAACTACGCCCACGACGACGGCTTCGAGTTCGACGACGACGGGGCGCTTACCGAGGACCAACTCGAGGCCGTCAAGTATCGCTCGATGGCGCGAATAGAGGTTCTCAGGGGAGTAAAGTTCGAACGCGACGTCGCGCTCGAGGTGATAACCAGAAGGGAGTATCGAAGCCAGCGCGGCGAACCGGGATCGGCGTCGGCGGCGACGAACGAACTGTGGCGCGGTGCGTTCATCGTCGATGGCGAGACGGACGTCAACCGGGCGATGAACGACCTCTACGGCGGTGCCGTTCAGGGCTACTACACGAACGGCCGGATCGTGATCGTCACCGACGAGACGGAGGAGATCCGTATCGATCGCGAGACGCTGGTTCACGAACTGGTCCACGCCCTCCAGGTCCAGCAGTTCGGACTCTCCAGCGCGGGAACGACGATCGACGCACAACGGGCCGAACTCGGGCTGATCGAGGGGGAGGCGAACTTCATCCCTCACCTGTACGACCGGCGCTGTGGTGCCGAATGGCAGTGCCTCGCCGAGTACGAGCAGCCGCCAGCGACGAGCGACCTCCGCGAGCAGCCGTTCAATGTCGGGCTGTTCCTCTCGATTTACACGCCGTACTCGGAAGGCCCCTCCTTCGTCGACCGCCTTCGCGAGCGCGGCGGCTGGGCCGCCGTCGACAGCGCCTACGGCGACCGACCGGCGAGCACCAGTCAGTTGATCCACCCCGAGCGCTACCCCGACGACCAGCCGGTCACCGTCAGTATCCGTGATCGCTCGAGCGACGACTGGGAACCGTACGCTCCCGACGGCGAGGCGCGGGAGACGGTCGGCGAGGCGACCCTGTTCGCGTCGCTCTGGGCCAACGGCGTCGTCGAACGGCCGCTCACCGACGGCGGTACCGAACTCTCGCCGTACAACTACTCCCATCCCGCGACCGACGGCTGGGCCGGCGATACCTTCCAGGTTTACCAGGACGATGACGACCGGACCGGCCACGTCTGGAAACTCGCCTGGGAGAGCGACGACGACGCCGAGGCGTTCGCCGACACCTACCGAACGCTCCTCGAGAACCGCGGTGCCGACGCGGTCGACGACGGCGACGGCACCTACCGAATCCCCGACGAGGACCCCTTCGCCGGTGCCTACCGGGTGACCGTCTCCGGCGACACCGTTACAATCGTCGGTGCTCCCACGGTCGACGAACTCGAGGAGATCCGCGGAACGGGTGCCGAGCAGTCGGAGTCCCTCGAATCGCCGGTTGCGCCGGCGATGAGGGCGGCGACGTCGCACGCCGGCACGGCCCCAGCGTAG
- a CDS encoding DUF7344 domain-containing protein has product MGKPISHITNTVSTETALQLVANQHCRTVLTQLIERESDVIGMDVLVKYMAPENPPPESHGGTERLLVDLQHNQLPKLEAAGLIEYDARTETVRYHPDDRVEKLHSFVTAELE; this is encoded by the coding sequence ATGGGCAAACCAATTAGTCACATCACCAACACTGTCTCGACCGAGACTGCACTCCAACTCGTCGCCAATCAGCATTGTCGAACAGTTCTCACGCAGTTAATCGAAAGGGAGAGTGACGTCATTGGGATGGACGTCCTCGTGAAATACATGGCGCCCGAGAACCCGCCCCCAGAGTCCCACGGAGGCACCGAACGACTGCTCGTCGATCTGCAGCACAATCAACTCCCGAAACTGGAAGCCGCTGGACTCATCGAGTACGACGCTCGAACGGAAACGGTCCGCTATCATCCCGACGACCGCGTCGAGAAATTGCACAGTTTCGTCACGGCTGAACTCGAATAA
- a CDS encoding Hvo_1808 family surface protein, whose product MTDPLTRTRLLVALFAVSTLALALVAAGGAAPGLLSADSPDRPDDPTTEGTVGYVDGHWYDDDLAVDDSEDAAVEDDDLEAVVSRSMARVEEIRNLTFQEDVPVEVVSREEFQGEDDVFGELNEDERLAQEVTYEALFMVDRETDAEDEVEAMYGGTVEGYYDPETGEIVIVSDNPENPELDETVLGHELLHALQDQHFDLSSYDRETIDQDNARNGLIEGDAAWVGTEYGERCGTEWDCVVPDGSQTEQPSDLNWGIYMTLFQPYNDGPNYVDALLEADDGWTAVNAAYDDPPASSSAVIHPNEEREPIDIEVDDRSNESWDRLEVNGEVASETAGEAAMVSMFGADVHDRSRPSVIESDELLTDDLSGYDYDQPYTDGWAGDELVTYVSADAADPDAADSGYVWQTEWRSSEDSRQFVEGYLELLDIHDAESVDDRQDTYVVDEGFPGAYALERDGETVTIVRAPSVADLDGIDSGIAATGPDSIGNATVDDSETNTGGNDSDDTDENDDDSIPGFAVPSTVIAVSIALLTARARGSVLP is encoded by the coding sequence ATGACGGACCCACTGACACGGACGCGATTGCTCGTCGCGCTGTTCGCGGTGTCGACGCTTGCGCTGGCGCTCGTCGCGGCCGGCGGCGCGGCCCCGGGACTGCTCTCGGCCGATTCGCCGGACCGTCCGGACGATCCGACCACGGAGGGGACCGTCGGTTACGTCGACGGCCACTGGTACGACGACGACCTCGCCGTCGACGACAGCGAGGACGCCGCCGTCGAGGACGACGACCTCGAGGCAGTCGTCTCCCGGTCGATGGCGCGCGTCGAGGAGATTCGCAACCTGACCTTCCAGGAGGACGTCCCGGTCGAGGTCGTCTCGCGCGAGGAGTTTCAGGGCGAAGACGACGTCTTCGGCGAGTTGAACGAGGACGAACGCCTCGCACAGGAGGTCACCTACGAGGCGCTGTTCATGGTCGACCGCGAGACCGACGCGGAAGACGAAGTCGAGGCGATGTACGGCGGCACCGTTGAGGGCTACTACGATCCGGAAACCGGCGAGATCGTGATCGTCTCGGACAACCCGGAGAACCCCGAACTGGACGAGACCGTCCTCGGTCACGAACTGCTGCACGCGCTCCAGGACCAGCACTTCGATCTCTCGAGTTACGACCGGGAAACGATCGATCAGGACAACGCCAGGAACGGCCTCATCGAGGGCGACGCGGCCTGGGTCGGGACCGAGTACGGGGAACGGTGTGGAACCGAGTGGGACTGCGTCGTCCCCGACGGCTCCCAAACGGAGCAGCCGTCGGACCTCAACTGGGGTATCTACATGACGCTCTTCCAGCCCTACAACGACGGACCGAACTACGTCGACGCCCTGCTCGAGGCCGACGACGGCTGGACGGCGGTAAACGCGGCCTACGACGACCCGCCGGCGAGTTCCTCCGCGGTCATCCATCCGAACGAGGAGCGGGAACCGATCGACATCGAGGTCGACGACCGCTCGAACGAGTCGTGGGACCGACTCGAGGTCAACGGCGAGGTGGCGTCCGAGACGGCCGGCGAGGCGGCGATGGTCTCGATGTTCGGCGCTGACGTACACGACCGGTCCCGGCCGTCGGTCATCGAATCCGACGAACTCCTCACGGACGATCTGTCGGGCTACGACTACGATCAGCCGTACACGGACGGCTGGGCTGGCGACGAACTGGTTACCTACGTCAGCGCGGATGCTGCGGACCCCGACGCGGCCGACTCCGGCTACGTCTGGCAGACCGAGTGGCGATCGAGCGAGGACAGCCGACAGTTCGTCGAGGGCTACCTCGAGTTACTCGACATCCACGACGCCGAGTCGGTCGACGACCGGCAGGATACCTACGTCGTCGACGAAGGGTTCCCCGGTGCCTACGCCCTCGAGCGCGACGGTGAAACCGTCACGATCGTCCGCGCGCCGTCGGTCGCCGACCTCGACGGGATCGACAGCGGAATCGCAGCCACCGGCCCGGACTCGATCGGGAACGCCACGGTCGACGATAGCGAGACGAATACCGGCGGGAACGATAGCGATGATACTGATGAGAACGACGACGATTCCATTCCCGGGTTCGCCGTTCCGAGCACGGTGATCGCCGTCTCGATCGCGTTGCTCACGGCGAGAGCCCGCGGCTCCGTTCTCCCGTAA
- a CDS encoding cysteine hydrolase family protein: MHLEPARTALVVVDMQNGFCHPEGSLYAPGSEAVIEPIAALVERASRSGARILYTRDVHPPEQFEDAHYYDEFEQWGEHVLEGTWEAEIVDELPVEEADHVVEKHTYDAFYNTELEGWLDARGIDDLVICGTLANVCVLHTGGSAGLRDFRPLMVEDCIGAIEDDHREYALDHADWLFGEVVESDALEFDGE, encoded by the coding sequence ATGCACCTCGAGCCAGCACGCACGGCACTCGTCGTCGTCGACATGCAAAACGGGTTCTGTCACCCCGAGGGGTCGCTGTACGCGCCGGGCAGCGAGGCGGTGATCGAACCGATCGCGGCGCTCGTCGAACGAGCCAGTAGGAGCGGCGCACGGATACTCTACACGCGGGACGTCCACCCGCCTGAGCAGTTCGAGGACGCCCACTACTACGACGAGTTCGAGCAGTGGGGCGAACACGTCCTCGAGGGCACCTGGGAGGCCGAAATCGTCGACGAACTCCCCGTCGAGGAAGCGGACCACGTCGTCGAAAAACACACCTACGACGCCTTCTACAACACCGAACTCGAGGGCTGGCTCGACGCCCGCGGGATCGATGACCTCGTAATCTGTGGCACCCTCGCGAACGTCTGCGTGCTCCACACGGGCGGTAGCGCGGGCCTCCGGGACTTTCGGCCGCTCATGGTCGAAGACTGCATCGGTGCGATCGAGGACGACCACAGGGAGTACGCTCTTGACCACGCCGACTGGCTGTTCGGCGAGGTCGTCGAGAGCGACGCCCTCGAGTTCGACGGCGAGTGA
- a CDS encoding PaaI family thioesterase: MTDDMRSMMAEFDDLESLLQHFIDENQEFLSWLGTRVDNVGEGTMTLSIPYDDKLSNKRANAREDERADLHGGVAATLIDTAGGVSLRTVMDDPFDVRIATINLNVNYLRPARGDLVATADVIRAGGSVGVSEITVESTAPDGETREVATGQGAFRIFRPE; this comes from the coding sequence ATGACCGATGACATGCGGTCGATGATGGCGGAGTTCGACGACCTCGAGAGCCTGCTCCAGCACTTCATCGACGAGAACCAGGAGTTCCTCTCGTGGCTCGGGACGCGTGTGGACAACGTCGGCGAGGGGACGATGACGCTCTCGATTCCCTACGACGACAAACTGAGCAACAAGCGAGCGAACGCGCGGGAGGACGAACGGGCGGACCTCCACGGTGGCGTCGCCGCGACGCTCATCGATACAGCCGGCGGAGTTTCCCTTCGTACGGTGATGGACGACCCGTTCGACGTGCGGATCGCGACGATCAATCTGAACGTCAACTACCTCCGTCCCGCGCGAGGCGACCTCGTGGCGACGGCGGACGTGATCCGTGCCGGCGGCAGCGTCGGCGTCAGCGAGATTACCGTCGAGAGCACCGCCCCGGACGGGGAGACGCGCGAAGTCGCGACCGGACAGGGTGCCTTCCGGATCTTCCGGCCGGAGTAG
- a CDS encoding DUF4385 domain-containing protein has translation MTDADPEYDVDFRERPEQYEIGRGEEGVFKVEPYKSELLPLWSYKNEDAARESASAIYERYERYRENDDFPGMDMARKYLQMGYTRAMRYAKYPGGRKYVDSEACRDSDTEGTASANDGDEREPQRWADPEKRAAALVFERYWERVREDERYQQATDAHRERT, from the coding sequence GTGACAGACGCTGATCCCGAGTACGACGTCGACTTCCGAGAACGGCCGGAGCAGTACGAGATTGGACGCGGCGAAGAGGGGGTATTCAAAGTCGAACCGTACAAGAGCGAACTCCTCCCGCTGTGGTCGTACAAGAACGAGGACGCCGCCCGCGAGTCCGCGTCAGCGATCTACGAGCGGTACGAACGGTACCGCGAGAACGACGATTTTCCGGGAATGGACATGGCCCGAAAGTACCTCCAGATGGGCTACACTCGAGCTATGCGCTACGCGAAATACCCCGGCGGGCGGAAGTACGTGGACAGCGAGGCCTGTCGCGACTCGGATACTGAGGGGACAGCGTCCGCGAACGATGGCGACGAGCGCGAGCCACAGCGCTGGGCGGACCCGGAGAAACGCGCCGCTGCGCTCGTCTTCGAGCGCTACTGGGAGCGGGTCAGGGAGGACGAGCGCTACCAGCAGGCGACGGACGCTCATCGAGAACGGACGTGA
- a CDS encoding lipoyl protein ligase domain-containing protein, whose product MRVIRGRAKTIDADRDVSRRLLSSAGDGEPAVRVWTPHRQIAFGRRDRRLEGYDRARELARERGFPPVERGVGGRAVAYDGETTLAFARAEPVADFRRGTDERYERATNAVERALRSLEDGLDPVRGEPEDSFCPGAHSLSLATEDGGRRKVVGVAQRVRQDAAVVAGIVLVDRRETLADALEGVYGALEVPFAPESVGTVASEGGPSDPTVVRSALEDALVGDERADATVESVDGASLE is encoded by the coding sequence ATGCGAGTGATCCGCGGCCGCGCGAAGACGATCGACGCCGACCGGGACGTGAGCCGACGGCTCCTCTCGAGCGCCGGCGACGGCGAACCCGCGGTTCGCGTCTGGACGCCCCACCGACAGATCGCCTTCGGTCGGCGGGATCGCCGACTCGAGGGGTACGATCGCGCCCGCGAACTCGCTCGCGAGCGCGGCTTCCCGCCCGTCGAGCGCGGCGTCGGCGGCCGAGCGGTCGCCTACGACGGCGAGACGACGCTCGCGTTCGCCCGCGCCGAACCGGTCGCGGACTTCCGTCGGGGCACGGACGAGCGATACGAACGCGCCACGAACGCCGTCGAGCGGGCGCTTCGATCGCTCGAGGATGGTCTCGACCCCGTCCGCGGCGAACCCGAAGACTCGTTCTGTCCCGGCGCGCACTCGCTATCGCTGGCGACCGAGGATGGTGGGCGTCGAAAGGTCGTCGGCGTCGCCCAGCGAGTCCGTCAGGACGCCGCCGTCGTCGCCGGAATCGTCCTCGTCGATCGGCGCGAGACGCTCGCGGACGCGCTCGAGGGCGTCTACGGCGCACTCGAGGTGCCGTTCGCCCCCGAGTCGGTCGGCACCGTCGCGTCCGAAGGCGGGCCGTCCGATCCGACGGTCGTTCGGTCGGCGCTCGAGGACGCCCTCGTCGGCGACGAGCGGGCGGACGCGACGGTCGAATCCGTCGACGGAGCGAGTCTCGAGTAA
- a CDS encoding DUF7529 family protein, with product MTSETADSRWAELLEDASTIAEEYRENGWDAIVLEPEAVSPVEREDRTGLDVEVSAEAYELVESLVDSGDVTVTAADVYYRPPEDDDERRIALVVERDEETETGVFVPLCYDLDDSRSVFETALVEEELLLHVTTAATEGWVSFSHDDPSLFLEESDVREWDR from the coding sequence GTGACGTCCGAGACGGCGGATTCGCGCTGGGCGGAACTCCTCGAGGACGCGTCGACGATCGCCGAGGAGTACCGGGAGAACGGGTGGGATGCGATCGTCTTGGAACCCGAGGCGGTCTCACCGGTCGAGCGAGAGGACCGGACCGGACTCGACGTCGAAGTCTCGGCGGAAGCGTACGAACTCGTCGAGTCCCTGGTCGACAGCGGCGACGTCACCGTTACCGCAGCCGACGTGTACTACCGTCCGCCCGAAGACGACGACGAGCGGCGGATCGCTCTCGTGGTCGAACGCGACGAAGAAACGGAGACCGGCGTGTTCGTTCCGTTGTGCTACGACCTCGACGACTCTCGATCCGTCTTCGAGACGGCGCTCGTCGAGGAAGAGCTGTTACTTCACGTCACGACGGCGGCGACCGAGGGATGGGTCAGCTTCTCGCACGACGACCCGTCGCTGTTCCTCGAGGAGTCGGACGTCCGGGAGTGGGACCGCTAG
- a CDS encoding DUF5806 family protein, with product MDGNETVDRSDADRPERSDGAAGTDDDSSDDDAESATDGGGPVVDGDQQAASADDDDASMPGVPDPEPQENDVPEDVQKYARFTKMDGAQYDRVNEFLRDRTYVTAREWAIARLCSDFRTETGVEMTKIGENLPELVPFMTDTYTPQAVNQARASFEEKVRKAGATFLYGAMCDFFTAEELDDVMYESTEVAKFLLEVEGVDLSVEEELEAEDRISSVMREVREASEELRERDES from the coding sequence ATGGACGGCAACGAGACGGTCGATCGTTCCGACGCCGACCGCCCGGAACGATCCGATGGGGCGGCCGGAACGGACGATGACTCGAGCGACGACGACGCAGAATCCGCGACGGATGGCGGCGGCCCCGTCGTAGACGGCGACCAGCAGGCGGCGTCCGCGGACGATGACGACGCGTCGATGCCGGGCGTTCCGGATCCCGAACCACAGGAGAACGACGTTCCCGAAGACGTTCAGAAGTACGCCCGTTTCACGAAGATGGACGGCGCGCAGTACGACCGAGTCAACGAGTTCCTGCGCGATCGGACCTACGTCACCGCCCGCGAGTGGGCTATCGCCCGGCTCTGTTCGGACTTCCGGACCGAGACCGGCGTCGAGATGACCAAGATCGGCGAGAACCTGCCCGAACTCGTCCCCTTCATGACCGACACGTACACGCCTCAGGCGGTCAACCAGGCCCGCGCGTCCTTCGAGGAGAAGGTGCGCAAGGCCGGTGCGACCTTCCTCTACGGCGCGATGTGCGACTTCTTCACCGCCGAGGAACTCGACGACGTCATGTACGAGTCGACCGAGGTCGCCAAGTTCTTGCTCGAGGTCGAGGGCGTCGACCTCTCCGTCGAGGAGGAACTCGAGGCCGAAGACCGGATCTCGAGCGTGATGCGAGAGGTGCGGGAGGCGAGCGAAGAGTTGCGAGAGCGAGACGAATCGTAA
- a CDS encoding beta-propeller domain-containing protein gives MRERTRLLTVALVALLVGSLVGAGFTGVFGGGFADADLERGGDRIDGVSDPELTTFASEDAFVEYFDDQSRVVPTRGDMTLEVEDDAEVASDGATVDADATWSSTDGDRTPRHSETNVQEAALDEPDVLKTDGESVYYAAHRYASRWDETSIVDVSDPDDPEAVGSIPLSGDLLLAGDTLVVLGQEEAAGYDVSDPGDPEGEWRKDLEARIDTARLYDGDLYLVLVDRPGGDPCPIEPYGDRAIECTDVIRPTVDTDADAVYTAARVDVGGSGTRAMYVDDYLYVFGEDEAVVLDETTWKVETRLEL, from the coding sequence ATGCGTGAACGAACGAGACTGCTGACGGTCGCCCTCGTCGCACTGCTCGTGGGGTCGCTCGTCGGAGCCGGATTCACGGGGGTGTTCGGCGGGGGTTTCGCCGACGCTGACCTCGAGCGGGGCGGCGATCGAATCGACGGCGTGAGCGATCCCGAACTGACGACCTTCGCGTCCGAGGACGCGTTTGTCGAGTACTTCGACGACCAGTCGCGGGTCGTCCCGACGAGGGGCGATATGACGCTCGAGGTGGAGGACGACGCGGAGGTGGCCTCCGACGGAGCCACCGTCGATGCGGACGCGACGTGGTCTTCGACGGATGGCGACCGAACGCCGCGACACTCCGAGACGAACGTCCAGGAAGCGGCCCTCGACGAACCGGACGTCCTGAAGACCGACGGTGAGTCGGTGTACTACGCCGCCCATCGGTACGCGTCGCGGTGGGACGAGACGTCGATCGTCGACGTGAGCGATCCCGACGACCCCGAGGCCGTGGGCTCGATTCCGCTCTCCGGCGACCTCCTCCTCGCGGGTGACACGCTGGTCGTCCTCGGCCAGGAGGAAGCCGCCGGCTACGACGTGAGCGATCCCGGCGATCCCGAGGGGGAGTGGAGAAAGGACCTCGAGGCCCGGATCGACACGGCTCGGCTGTACGACGGTGACCTCTACCTCGTCCTCGTCGACCGGCCGGGCGGCGATCCCTGTCCGATCGAGCCCTACGGCGATCGGGCCATCGAGTGCACCGACGTGATTCGCCCGACCGTAGACACCGACGCCGACGCCGTCTACACCGCCGCCCGCGTCGACGTCGGTGGCTCCGGAACGCGAGCGATGTACGTCGATGACTACCTCTACGTCTTCGGCGAGGACGAGGCGGTCGTCCTCGACGAGACGACCTGGAAGGTCGAAACGCGACTCGAGCTGTAG
- a CDS encoding thiolase family protein, translating to MSQTPVIAAAYRTPQGKEDGVYADVRSEDLSVPLVDEILAETGLSGDDIDDLMWGCAQQRSEQDNNLARVIALLSELGESVPATTINRWCASSMQSVISASDAIAAGNRDAIIAGGVESMSRVPMGEGMSDIHPRLAELYNVGELQMGMTAEKVAEEYGISREEQDEYAARSQQNAAEATEEGRFDDEIVPIETEDGTVTEDEGIRPGTTAEKLAGLPTVFKSDGTVTPGNASQISDGASALLVTSEAFAEEHDLEIMAEVGMNNVAGVDPTVMGIGPVPATKGLLERNGRDIDEYDLVELNEAFASQSVYSRDELGVDPDVFNVNGGAIAIGHPLGASGARLPVTLIHELQKRGGGLGLATLCVGFGQGAAIEFDVN from the coding sequence ATGTCACAGACGCCAGTTATCGCGGCCGCGTATCGCACTCCGCAGGGGAAAGAGGACGGCGTGTACGCCGACGTCCGCAGCGAGGATCTCTCGGTCCCGCTGGTCGACGAGATCCTCGCGGAGACCGGCCTTTCGGGCGACGATATCGACGACCTGATGTGGGGTTGTGCCCAGCAGCGCAGCGAACAGGACAACAACCTCGCCCGCGTCATCGCCCTGCTCTCGGAACTCGGCGAGAGCGTCCCAGCGACCACGATCAACCGCTGGTGTGCTTCCTCGATGCAGTCGGTCATCTCCGCGTCCGACGCCATCGCCGCGGGCAACCGCGACGCCATCATCGCCGGCGGCGTCGAGAGCATGAGTCGCGTCCCGATGGGCGAGGGGATGTCCGATATCCACCCCCGTCTAGCGGAACTGTACAACGTCGGCGAACTCCAGATGGGGATGACCGCCGAGAAGGTCGCCGAGGAGTACGGTATCAGCCGCGAGGAACAGGACGAGTACGCCGCCCGGAGCCAACAAAACGCCGCCGAAGCCACCGAGGAGGGCCGCTTCGACGACGAGATCGTTCCGATCGAGACCGAAGACGGCACCGTCACCGAAGACGAGGGCATCCGCCCCGGAACGACCGCCGAAAAGCTCGCCGGCCTGCCGACCGTCTTCAAGTCCGACGGAACCGTCACGCCCGGCAACGCCTCCCAGATCTCCGACGGCGCGTCCGCGCTGCTCGTCACCAGCGAGGCGTTCGCCGAGGAGCACGACCTCGAGATCATGGCCGAAGTCGGCATGAACAACGTTGCCGGCGTCGACCCGACCGTCATGGGTATCGGGCCGGTCCCGGCGACGAAGGGGCTGCTCGAGCGTAACGGTCGCGACATCGACGAGTACGATCTGGTCGAACTCAACGAGGCCTTCGCGAGCCAGTCGGTCTACTCGCGCGACGAACTCGGCGTCGATCCCGACGTCTTCAACGTCAACGGCGGCGCGATCGCCATCGGCCACCCGCTAGGTGCCTCCGGCGCTCGCCTGCCGGTGACGCTGATTCACGAACTGCAAAAGCGCGGCGGCGGCCTCGGTCTGGCGACGCTCTGCGTCGGCTTCGGTCAGGGTGCGGCGATCGAGTTCGACGTCAACTGA
- a CDS encoding Lrp/AsnC family transcriptional regulator → MEPTPLDRIDKRILHALQDDARSVTTTELADALEVSPSTVRNRIDHLERDGIITGYRATVDYGRAGFPLQVVIVGTADVAEREEVAAKACEVPNVVNVRELMFGENNLLVKAVGKTSGDLTRVAKALTELDVTVRKKILVKDEQFEPLTAFRPDTEQMVHDL, encoded by the coding sequence ATGGAGCCAACGCCACTGGATCGCATCGACAAGCGAATCCTCCACGCCCTACAGGACGACGCCCGCAGCGTCACCACGACGGAACTCGCCGACGCACTCGAGGTGTCGCCGAGTACCGTCAGGAACCGGATCGACCACCTCGAGCGCGACGGGATCATCACCGGCTACCGGGCGACCGTCGATTACGGGCGAGCGGGATTCCCGCTGCAGGTAGTGATCGTGGGTACCGCGGACGTCGCAGAACGCGAGGAGGTCGCAGCGAAGGCCTGCGAGGTTCCGAACGTCGTGAACGTCCGAGAGCTGATGTTCGGCGAAAACAACCTCCTCGTGAAAGCCGTCGGGAAAACCAGCGGCGATCTCACGCGCGTCGCCAAGGCGCTCACCGAACTCGACGTGACGGTGCGAAAGAAGATTCTGGTCAAGGATGAGCAGTTCGAACCGCTCACTGCGTTTCGACCCGACACGGAACAGATGGTACACGATCTGTGA
- a CDS encoding ArsR/SmtB family transcription factor has product MNTKRYQAVAEDSSRTNGRESPEEHEQPPIEWLLEVLVDPARRRLLETLRTGTDGQLIDGLLEPVRERDDQTQTELRAVLYHQQLPKLEDVGLVEIDWDRKLIYYRPDARIEALLDAISAVSTEWESLEQPRPTTGNSDFVDRVRRALASLRRGR; this is encoded by the coding sequence ATGAACACGAAAAGATATCAGGCGGTAGCGGAAGATAGCTCTCGAACGAACGGACGCGAGTCCCCCGAAGAACACGAGCAGCCGCCGATCGAGTGGCTGCTCGAGGTCCTGGTCGACCCGGCACGTCGCCGACTTCTCGAAACGCTGCGGACGGGAACGGACGGGCAGCTCATCGACGGGCTGCTCGAGCCGGTCCGTGAACGCGACGACCAGACACAAACGGAGCTGCGGGCCGTGCTGTACCACCAGCAACTTCCCAAACTCGAGGACGTCGGACTGGTAGAGATCGACTGGGATCGAAAGCTGATCTACTACCGCCCCGACGCGCGCATCGAGGCGTTGTTAGACGCCATTTCGGCGGTCTCGACTGAGTGGGAGTCGCTCGAACAACCGCGGCCGACGACCGGAAATAGCGATTTCGTTGATCGAGTCCGCCGGGCGCTCGCCTCGCTGCGACGGGGCCGGTGA